The following proteins come from a genomic window of Clupea harengus chromosome 22, Ch_v2.0.2, whole genome shotgun sequence:
- the si:dkey-127k13.1 gene encoding PWWP domain-containing DNA repair factor 3A produces MTSSDGLYSSPLWKIPENSTLSSPAASVPSGNEEASQSQTSAQQVEKRSSWTTTAETRSDKQPATNTQPVYPSHACLQLTEVVVCHTQDSHTAPELHVPGSLSPPPEHNCGPVSSDNTPVELQNGLASDKSPRTQTADKMLSLDPVMAGGMSPQPFIGSRHLTETTEALAGHGSVLEHGECVLLLSEACTDGEAVKPVPNEVAAVDCVEEDRQEPSSTSASDSPLELSVQNVCLQPTQVVVCHTQHTHTAPALHVPGSLSPSPEHTCGPVSSDNTPVELENGLASDKSPRTLTADKMLSLDPVMADGEAIKPVPSEVTAVDSEEEDRQEPLSTSAGESALEAAVQIVCQSKTVDSLFPNTLEGECKQPLALSNRAILNVACPYSEPLTKCAMHTASLVASEASDTSTKEKQTPTRCSERLRNRYQHWQTSGDSSRSAGYPYSLSGRRRWAPCSSSSDSSSAPGSAKRSCSGLEQTPIPSSSPVEGSSQRASSPLTGQTSIPSFSPVEGSSQRASSPLAVQTPIPSFSPVEGSSQRASSPLAVQTPIPSFSPVEGSSQRASSPLAVQTPIPSSSPVEGSSQRAPSPLAVPVKRKRGRPRKIQHPDMVSATLVVPGGKANSKSPVVCQSTTTEDCLKETRADASLSSKCCRQNTAAAEALAAGEAEGRGNAGALPVPPLASSAAPLQSDSQDSELPAAPSSDPFLEQSLQEDPMPLTPLSLQQEEEEEEEDPEDDEELPSFLERKPLSITEGLCVWCKFRKYPFWPAVVKSVNHKNKKASIVFIDTFLFDEKRIRKGLTVSLKTLKPFDCEDAEELTEQAKQQYGDAITWCLELIYDYRIRIGCGSFSGSFIEYFADDVSYPLRRKYSQGTSDLTFPTQLIVDDLCDSSEEDGAGDQADEHQCKKLLPDRSKAARNRANEKLVDFIVRKRGTEKRLLAVISGQDTSKWLRAFQKASRFVVDPYLEDEEQVDQVYRYLDELLRNSPHSMPSLANLERIPFILDVLLPEALIYAIAGVDDLPLERAEEKYRKGPCISNRERQEFNMKIEQLMRTVNQCSKHVKMH; encoded by the exons ATGACTTCCTCAGATGGGTTGTATTCCTCTCCCTTGTGGAAGATTCCAGAAAACTCCACTCTGTCCTCACCTGCTGCATCCGTGCCCTCTGGGAACGAAGAAGCAAGTCAGTCTCAAACTTCTGCACAACAGGTGGAGAAAAGAAGCAGCTGGACTACAACTGCAGAAACCCGTTCAGATAAGCAGCCAGCTACAAACACTCAACCTGTGTATCCCTCACATGCTTGTTTACAGCTGACAGAAGTTGTAGTCTGCCATACACAGGACTCCCATACAGCTCCAGAACTGCATGTTCCTGGCTCACTATCTCCTCCACCAGAGCATAACTGTGGACCTGTAAGCTCAGATAACACCCCTGTGGAATTACAAAATGGACTTGCTTCAGACAAGTCACCCAGAACACAAACTGCCGATAAAATGCTCAGTCTGGATCCTGTAATGGCTGGAGGTATGTCACCACAGCCTTTCATAGGATCCAGACACCTTACAGAGACTACAGAAGCACTTGCTGGACATGGCAGTGTGTTGGAGCATGGGGAATGTGTATTGTTGTTGAGTGAAGCTTGCACAGATGGGGAAGCTGTCAAACCTGTGCCTAATGAGGTGGCGGCTGTTGACTGTGTTGAGGAAGACCGCCAGGAACCTTCGTCCACCTCTGCTAGTGATAGCCCTTTGGAGCTGTCAGTGCAGAATGTGTGTTTACAGCCGACACAAGTTGTAGTCTGCCATacacagcacacccacacagccccAGCCCTCCATGTTCCTGGCTCACTATCTCCTTCACCAGAGCATACTTGTGGACCTGTAAGCTCAGATAACACCCCTGTGGAATTAGAGAATGGACTTGCTTCAGACAAGTCACCCAGAACACTTACTGCGGATAAAATGCTCAGTCTGGACCCTGTAATGGCTGATGGGGAAGCTATTAAACCTGTGCCTAGTGAGGTGACAGCTGTTGACTCTGAAGAGGAAGACCGTCAGGAACCTCTGTCCACCTCTGCTGGGGAAAGCGCTTTGGAGGCGGCAGTGCAGATTGTGTGTCAAAGTAAAACTGTGGACAGTTTGTTTCCTAACACTTTGGAGGGGGAATGCAAACAGCCACTTGCTTTATCTAATAGAGCAATTTTAAATGTGGCATGTCCATATAGTGAACCTTTGACCAAGTGTGCGATGCACACAGCCTCTTTGGTGGCTTCAGAAGCCTCAGACACAAGTACCAAAGAAAAGCAGACGCCGACAAGATGCAGTGAAAGATTACGAAACCGCTACCAACACTGGCAGACGAGTGGAGATTCATCCAGATCAGCAGGATATCCCTACAGCCTTAGCGGTAGAAGGCGATGGGCCCCCTGCAGTAGCTCATCAGACAGCAGTTCTGCACCTGGCAGTGCCAAGCGAAGTTGCTCTGGGCTGGAGCAAACACCCATCCCCAGTTCCTCACCAGTGGAGGGCTCCAGCCAGCGTGCCTCGTCTCCCCTCACTGGGCAGACATCCATCCCCAGCTTCTCACCAGTGGAGGGCTCCAGCCAGCGTGCCTCGTCTCCCCTCGCTGTGCAGACACCCATCCCCAGCTTCTCACCAGTGGAGGGCTCCAGCCAGCGTGCCTCGTCTCCCCTCGCTGTGCAGACACCCATCCCCAGCTTCTCACCAGTGGAGGGCTCCAGCCAGCGTGCCTCGTCTCCCCTCGCTGTGCAGACACCCATCCCCAGCTCCTCACCAGTGGAGGGCTCCAGCCAGCGTGCTCCGTCTCCCCTCGCCGTGCCAGTCAAGAGGAAGCGAGGAAGGCCACGGAAGATACAACACCCAGACATG GTGTCCGCTACATTGGTAGTCCCAGGTGGTAAAGCCAACAGCAAGTCCCCTGTAGTGTGTCAAAGTACTACGACAGAAGACTGCCTGAAGGAGACTCGAGCGGACGCCAGCCTGTCCTCTAAATGCTGCCGTCAGAACACAGCGGCAGCAGAGGCGCTAGCGGCTGGTGAAGCTGAAGGCCGAGGGAACGCCGGCGCTCTGCCTGTCCCACCCCTCGCCTCGAGCGCTGCACCTCTGCAATCAGACTCACAGGAttccg AGTTGCCAGCAGCCCCCTCCTCAGACCCGTTCCTCGAGCAGAGTCTGCAGGAGGACCCCATGCCCCTCACCCCGCTTTCTCTccagcaggaagaggaggaggaggaggaagatccAGAGGATGACGAGGAGCTCCCCAGCTTTCTGGAGAGAA AACCCTTGTCCATCACTGAAGGATTGTGTGTCTGGTGCAAATTCAGGAAGTACCCTTTCTGGCCTGCTGTG GTCAAAAGTGTGAACCACAAGAATAAGAAAGCCAGTATTGTGTTCATTGATACTTTCCTGTTTGATGAAAAGAGAATTAGAAAAGG CCTCACTGTTTCCCTGAAAACCTTGAAGCCCTTTGATTGTGAAGATGCAGAGGAACTGACG GAGCAAGCCAAGCAGCAGTATGGTGACGCAATCACATGGTGCTTGGAGCTCATATATGACTACAGAATCCGCATTG GTTGTGGGTCTTTCTCTGGCTCCTTCATAGAGTATTTTGCAGATGACGTCA gcTACCCCCTCAGGAGGAAGTACTCCCAGGGAACCTCTGACCTCACCTTCCCCACGCAGCTCATCGTGGATGACCTGTGCGACAGCTCCGAGGAGGACGGTGCCGGGGACCAGGCCGACGAGCATCAGTGTAAGAAACTGCTCCCGGACCGCTCCAAGGCCGCACGGAACCGGGCCAACGAGAAGCTGGTGGACTTCATTGTGAGGAAGCGGGGCACAGAGAAGCGCCTGCTG GCGGTGATCAGTGGCCAGGACACATCCAAGTGGCTGCGGGCGTTCCAGAAGGCCAGCCGCTTCGTGGTGGACCCCTACCTGGAGGACGAGGAGCAGGTGGACCAGGTGTACCGCTACCTTGATGAGCTCCTGAGGAATAGCCCACATTCCATGCCGAGCCTAGCCAACCTGGAGAGGATCCCCTTCATCTTGGATGTGCTTCTGCCAGAA GCTCTTATCTATGCCATTGCGGGAGTGGACGATCTACCCTTGGAAAGGGCTGAGGAGAAGTATCGAAAAGGCCCCTGCATAAGCAACCG AGAGAGGCAAGAGTTTAACATGAAGATCGAACAGCTGATGAGGACTGTCAATCAATGTTCTAAACATGTGAAGATGCACTGA
- the LOC116218391 gene encoding uncharacterized protein LOC116218391 yields MARSKSSQNTCNCLVAFLALWSMISLVVIIVWATWPYMRSLSQCEAARQATVEKIEGAKVVSERDQNVLLDQLSNSRGNQTALLRELDIIMERLRETNVSLMDSLQWKEVLKENITTLKSEKEIHMTLQKNLSSVLAWQEAHTDTLQANLTWSLHQWDSCNALLNAANSQQVAAESQNKACKSTSAYLFKLLNACRIEDDSGSQQINAVAL; encoded by the exons ATGGCAAGATCCAAGTCCTCTCAGAACACCTGCAACTGCCTGGTGGCATTCCTCGCCCTCTGGTCCATGATCTCCCTCGTCGTCATCATAGTGTGGGCGACGTGGCCTTACATGAGGAGCCTGAGCCAGTGCGAGGCAGCCAGGCAAGCCACCGTTGAGAAGATCGAAGGAGCCAAGGTggtgagcgagagagaccaGAACGTGCTCCTGGATCAGCTGAGCAACAGCCGTGGGAACCAAACAGCGCTTCTGAGGGAGCTGGACATCATCATGGAGAGGCTGAGGGAAACTAATGTGTCACTGATGGACAGCCTGCAGTGGAAG GAGGTTTTGAAAGAGAACATTACCACtttaaaaagtgaaaaagaaatacacatGACCCTGCAAAAAAACTTGTCCTCTGTACTGGCATGGCAGGAAG CCCATACCGACACACTGCAGGCCAACTTGACATGGAGCCTTCATCAGTGGGACTCCTGCAACGCCTTACTCAATGCTGCTAACagccagcaggtggcagcagaGAGTCAGAACAAAGCCTGCAAGTCTACTAGCGCTTATCTGTTCAAACTACT GAATGCATGCAGGATTGAAGACGACAGTGGATCACAACAGATTAATGCTGTTGCCCTGTGA
- the dapk3 gene encoding death-associated protein kinase 3, which produces MAGFRQEDVEVYYDMGEELGSGQFAIVRKCREKSTSIEFAAKFIKKRRLSSSRRGVSREEIEREVNILREIQHSNIITLHDIFENKTDVILILELVSGGELFDFLAEKESLTEEEATQFLKQILDGVHYLHSKQIAHFDLKPENIMLLDKNVPNPRIKLIDFGIAHQIKAGNEFKNIFGTPEFVAPEIVNYEPLGLEADMWSIGVITYILLSGASPFLGETKQETLTNISAVNYDFDEEYFSNTSELAKDFIRRLLVKDPKKRMTIDDSLEHPWIKAIKRRNVRQEDSSRKPERRRLKTTRLKEYTIKSHSSMPPNNTYVNFERFSQVQEEIAAAEEGLRELERNQRSCREDVAALLSIYEEKEGWYKEENQSIAADLGHIRQELHRAQAQRRQSQEEARAAMLSANALKRKFGRLENRYDALAEQVASEVRWVEELVRSIAAEKNAQGIGMA; this is translated from the exons ATGGCTGGATTCAGGCAGGAGGATGTTGAAGTCTACTATGATATGGGAGAGGAGTTAGGAAG TGGCCAGTTTGCCATTGTTCGCAAATGTCGAGAGAAAAGTACTAGTATTGAGTTTGCGGCCAAGTTCATCAAGAAGCGGCGGCTCTCATCCAGCCGGCGTGGTGTGAGCCGCGAGGAGATTGAGCGTGAGGTGAACATCCTACGTGAGATCCAGCACAGCAACATCATCACCCTCCATGACATCTTCGAGAACAAAACAGATGTGATTCTCATCCTGGAGCTGGTCTCTGGCGGGGAGCTCTTTGACTTCCTGGCCGAGAAGGAGTCTCTAACCGAGGAGGAGGCCACACAGTTTCTCAAGCAGATCCTGGACGGGGTACACTATCTGCACTCCAAACAGATCGCCCATTTTGATCTGAAG CCGGAAAACATCATGCTGTTGGACAAAAATGTCCCCAACCCTAGAATCAAGCTTATTGATTTTGGAATTGCACATCAAATAAAAGCTGGAAATGAGTTCAAGAATATCTTTGGAACACCAGAATTTGTTG CTCCAGAAATAGTGAACTATGAACCCCTGGGTCTAGAGGCAGACATGTG gaGTATAGGTGTTATTACTTATATACT ACTTAGTGGGGCTTCTCCATTTCTTGGTGAGACCAAGCAAGAAACCCTGACGAACATCTCTGCTGTGAATTACGACTTTGACGAAGAATACTTCAGCAACACCAGTGAGCTCGCCAAGGACTTCATTCGACGGCTGCTCGTCAAGGATCCCAA gaagagaaTGACAATAGATGACAGCCTTGAGCACCCTTGGATCAAG GCCATCAAGAGACGCAATGTTCGGCAGGAGGACAGCAGTCGCAAGCCAGAGCGCCGGCGCCTGAAGACCACGCGCCTGAAGGAGTACACCATCAAGTCGCACTCCAGCATGCCGCCCAATAACACCTACGTGAACTTCGAGCGCTTCTCACAGGTGCAGGAAGAGATTGCGGCGGCCGAGGAGGGCCTGCGTGAGCTGGAGCGCAACCAGCGCTCATGCCGCGAGGACGTGGCCGCGCTGCTCTCCATCTACGAGGAGAAGGAGGGCTGGTACAAGGAGGAGAACCAGAGCATCGCCGCCGACCTGGGCCACATTCGCCAGGAGCTGCACCGCGCCCAGGCCCAGCGCCGGCAGAGCCAGGAGGAGGCCCGTGCCGCCATGCTCTCCGCCAATGCGCTCAAGCGCAAGTTCGGCCGCCTGGAGAACCGCTATGACGCGCTGGCTGAGCAGGTGGCATCCGAGGTGCGCTGGGTGGAGGAGCTGGTGCGTTCCATCGCTGCGGAGAAGAACGCCCAGGGCATCGGCATGGCCTGA